The sequence below is a genomic window from Escherichia marmotae.
TACCGAACAGTTAATCAATGAGCCGCTCGATCATCGTGGTGAAGTGGTGCTGGTTGGCGCAGGTCCAGGCGATGCCGGGCTACTGACGCTGAAAGGCCTGCAACAAATTCAGCAGGCTGATGTGGTGGTCTACGACCGTCTGGTTTCTGACGATATTATGAATCTGGTACGCCGCGATGCTGACCGCGTTTTCGTCGGTAAACGCGCGGGATACCACTGCGTACCGCAGGAAGAGATTAACCAGATCCTGTTGCGGGAAGCGCAAAAAGGCAAACGCGTGGTGCGTCTGAAAGGCGGCGATCCGTTTATTTTCGGGCGTGGCGGCGAAGAGCTGGAAACGCTGTGCAATGCAGGCATTCCGTTCTCGGTGGTTCCGGGCATTACCGCAGCTTCTGGTTGCTCTGCCTATTCGGGTATTCCGCTAACACATCGCGATTACGCCCAGAGCGTGCGCTTAATCACCGGGCACTTAAAAACGGGTGGCGAGCTGGACTGGGAGAATCTGGCGGCAGAAAAACAGACGCTGGTGTTCTATATGGGGCTGAATCAGGCCGCGACCATTCAGCAAAAGCTGATTGAATACGGAATGCCAGGTGAAATGCCGGTGGCGATTGTCGAAAACGGTACGGCGGTTACGCAACGCGTGATTGACGGTACGCTCGCGCAACTCGGTGAACTTGCGCAGCAAATGAACAGCCCGTCTTTGATTATTATTGGTCGGGTCGTTGGCCTGCGCGATAAATTAAACTGGTTCTCTAACCATTAATTTTAAAAAAATTATCTAAGGCCGGATATTTCTGGCCTTTTTATTTACAATAATCACCATATTAATTTTTATTTTCATCAGACATAAAACAACTTTTTAACTAATTTGTTTTTTAACAACTCCCCACAGTTACAGTGGCTTACAAATATAATTGAATTATTAATAGTCCACTCACTGACGTGTCATAGATATTCCTGTATTGTCTCTAACGAGCTGTTTGCTTATATTCACATAATTAATGAATATTACTCGATATATTTTACATAGGGAATGAGAATGAACAAGTTTATTAAAGTAGCATTGGTAGGTGCGGTACTGGCAACGTTAACTGCATGTACTGGTCATATTGAAAACCGTGACAAAAACTGCTCTTATGATTACCTTCTGCATCCGGCAATTTCTATTTCTAAAATCATTGGCGGCTGCGGTCCGACTGCACAGTAATCTCTTAACAGAGATCGGTTAATGCTGTTTTAATTACCTGACGCCCTCTATTTTTACCAGAGGGCGTATTTGTTTTTACCTTGCCTTTAAAAATATCGTTCACAGCAGTTAAATACAGGCAATACTCTCGCGCAAAATACGCAGCACTGTCTCCTCACCACTACGATTAGGATTAATACGAATCGCACAATGTTCTAATTGTGGATTCACCTGACGAAATGTCCCGGAAAGACGATAAAAGAGCGGCGGAATTTCATATTTCGACTCCGCACCAACTGGATATGGCAATGCACCGCGTTTCTGCGCTTCTTCCAGTACCCTTGCAGCAATCGGCTGATGGAACTCCACAATCAACACCTTCGACTGCGCATTGGCAATGACGGCGCTTTTAACTTGTGGCACTGCGCCACCGTTGAGCAAGGTCAGCAACCTTTCAGATACTCTCGCCTGTACTGCATGCATCACTGGCGCAAAAACCAGTCCGCGCAAGACTTCCAGCGCCTGAGCGCCCTGAATCTGGCTGCCTCCGGAGTAAAGCGTGGCACGAATACGGTTGATGGCATCAGCATCGCCTACCACCGCACCAACACCCTCCGGCCCAAACAGCTTGAAGCAGGAAAAAGTTGAGACATTCGCCCCGCATTCGCAGCCAATCCGCGCCACCTTCATCACCGCATAGTTGTCATCAGTTAACGCTGGAACACCCGCCAGGCGCAACGTTGCCAGCACATCTGCCAGAATGTAGCGATCCTGCGGCTGCTGGCGTGTATGTTGCACCAGTGCTGCATCTGGTTGTTGCTCTTCGACGATTTGCTTAAGTGCCGACAGGTCATTGAAATCAGCGGTAATAAGCGTCAGCCCCATCTGCTCAATAATGACCCGCGTAGTCGGATAAACAGGCGCATCATGTACCAGAAGACGCTGCCCGGGCTTGAGCAAAGCTGCCAGCCCGGCACGGATCGCCCCAGTGCCAGCGCCTTGCACCAGCGCCGCCGCTTGCGCATGAAACACACCCGCCAGTACCTGTTCCACACGTTGAGTAATGCGCGGTTGATTCAACCCCGGCGTTAATCCCAAATCACCACAGGTAAGGAACTCACCGCCAGGGAAATAGCGGCAAATCGTGTCCACCAGCGCAAACTGCTTTTGCTGTGCTTCTGCAAGAGTCAGGCTTTGCAAGGGAAACGTCTTCATAAGTGCATTCCTTAAGCCGGAACAAACAAGCCAAGCCAGTAAAGAACATTCAGCAGAATGCCGGTGATCATCACTGCCACCACAGGTGCCGCCATTTTCTGTACCGGACGCCCCAGAGATTCGTTGAGGAAGTAAATGGCGACCGCAATAGAGAATCCGGTATAACCCGCCATTTTGATTGCCGCGAAAATCGAACCGACCAACAGAGCCACTTCCATCAGCATATTCATGGCGTTACGAATGTTATCCGACGCATTACGCACTGACGGGTAGCGCCCCAGCCATTTACCTATCGACCGTAACAACAAAACTTCCGCCGAAATAACCACTGCGCCCAATACCGCCGCAACCATCGGATTAGGCGAGAGATAGCCCACCGCATAGACAAAGGTAAAGCCAGCAACCGCATACACCCCCGTGGCTAACGCAGTGGTGGCAATCAACGGCACAAAACCCAGCCCGCGCATAAATTCTGCCAGCGCCGCCTGATTGATCAGCGTTTGCGATTGCTCCGGCGTGACGCCTGCGGAGTACGCTTTCTCAAGGGTGAAGATCGACACTTCGCTACCAGCAAAAATTTTCATACTGGCAACAGCAGCGATCAGCGCTCCGACAATGGCGATATACGGAAGATTTTTGATAATCCGCGACGTGCGCTCTTCAAAGACCGAAAATCCGCTGGCATCGATATCATTTTCATCACGATGACGCAGGTCGTGAGTTATCGCGATCCCCAGCAGCATTACCATGCCAATAAAGATTTCGATGGATTCCGGATTAAGATGCGGGAAATAACGCACCACCACGACGCGAGTCATCAACACGACGGCGGCAGCGATCAGGCTTTGCTTCCAGCCAAACTGGTAGAAAATCGCCACCAGCGGGAAGAGTGCAAAAGCAGAAACTACCGGAGAGCTTAATTCCCCCAGACTACCTAAAACATCAACCGGCAGCGCAGTCAGCAACTGGTTTACCGGCAGCAGGCAGGTGAGGATCAGTATCCCCCAGATTGCGCCAAGGCCAAACGCCATCAGGCTGTTTATCGCCAGTACGCCGAGGATATCGGTAGGAAGAAAAAGTAACCATGCGTTGAGCAGGCCGGTTTTCAGGGTAAAGGAGATCCCCACCGATGCCACAAAACCAATACTCAAACCGAAAGCGATACTCCCCGCCTCGCGACGGTTCATATAGCCTTCAATCAATTGTGGCAGGATCGGGCGAATACCATCATGAAATACGGCCGCCGAGCGATGTGCCAGAAGTGATGTCATACCGGTCAGGCACGCCACCACGATAATCTGAATATACAGATCCATAGTCGTGCCTTTTATTTCAGATGGTTAATCAGCATCGGAATCGCGTGTTCAACGTGCTCAACGGAAAGCCCAAACGCCACCTTTCCTTCAGCGATCATTTTGGCGATATGCTCGTCTTTCGCTTTAATACCAGGCCTGGCAATGGTGCAACTTTTGTTATAACCAATCACCGCGATAGCAATCGACAATGCCGCACCTGCGCCGGTATTACACGCGCCGATGTAGTAATCCAGTTGCCCGGATTTCACTTTCATTGCCGCTTCCATGTCGTTATAAATGAAAACTTCAAAACAGCCAGGAGCCGTCGTTTCAATGGTTTTTTTAATCTGCTCACGCTGTAAGCCTGCAACGCCAATCTTTTTCATGAGTCTGTCCTTATTGGAAAAATTGAGAGGGAGTTTCACGTAACATCACATCCACATCGGCCTGACTGAATCCTGACTGGCGCAACTGCGGAATAAAGGTGGTAAATAAAAAGTCATAGCCATAACCACCGTTGGCTTTTAAATGGGAACGACGAGTAATATCCATCGACAGCATGACGCGGTTAAGCAATCCACGGTCGCGGAGCGCGTGAAGCATCGCAATACGCTTCTCATCCGGGTAGTAACTGTTCTTGCCAATGGTGTCGAACTGCACATACGCGCCGAGATCGATCATCTTTAAAATGTTGTCGAGGTTG
It includes:
- the cysG gene encoding siroheme synthase CysG translates to MDHLPIFCQLRDRDCLIVGGGDVAERKARLLLDAGARLTVNALAFIPQFTAWADAGMLTLVEGPFDESLLDTCWLAIAATDDDALNQRVSEAAESRRIFCNVVDAPKAASFIMPSIIDRSPLMVAVSSGGTSPVLARLLREKLESLLPLHLGQVAKYAGQLRGRVKQQFATMGERRRFWEKLFVNDRLAQSLANNDQKAITETTEQLINEPLDHRGEVVLVGAGPGDAGLLTLKGLQQIQQADVVVYDRLVSDDIMNLVRRDADRVFVGKRAGYHCVPQEEINQILLREAQKGKRVVRLKGGDPFIFGRGGEELETLCNAGIPFSVVPGITAASGCSAYSGIPLTHRDYAQSVRLITGHLKTGGELDWENLAAEKQTLVFYMGLNQAATIQQKLIEYGMPGEMPVAIVENGTAVTQRVIDGTLAQLGELAQQMNSPSLIIIGRVVGLRDKLNWFSNH
- a CDS encoding YhfL family protein, with the translated sequence MNKFIKVALVGAVLATLTACTGHIENRDKNCSYDYLLHPAISISKIIGGCGPTAQ
- a CDS encoding aminotransferase class I/II-fold pyridoxal phosphate-dependent enzyme, giving the protein MKTFPLQSLTLAEAQQKQFALVDTICRYFPGGEFLTCGDLGLTPGLNQPRITQRVEQVLAGVFHAQAAALVQGAGTGAIRAGLAALLKPGQRLLVHDAPVYPTTRVIIEQMGLTLITADFNDLSALKQIVEEQQPDAALVQHTRQQPQDRYILADVLATLRLAGVPALTDDNYAVMKVARIGCECGANVSTFSCFKLFGPEGVGAVVGDADAINRIRATLYSGGSQIQGAQALEVLRGLVFAPVMHAVQARVSERLLTLLNGGAVPQVKSAVIANAQSKVLIVEFHQPIAARVLEEAQKRGALPYPVGAESKYEIPPLFYRLSGTFRQVNPQLEHCAIRINPNRSGEETVLRILRESIACI
- a CDS encoding YhfT family protein — translated: MDLYIQIIVVACLTGMTSLLAHRSAAVFHDGIRPILPQLIEGYMNRREAGSIAFGLSIGFVASVGISFTLKTGLLNAWLLFLPTDILGVLAINSLMAFGLGAIWGILILTCLLPVNQLLTALPVDVLGSLGELSSPVVSAFALFPLVAIFYQFGWKQSLIAAAVVLMTRVVVVRYFPHLNPESIEIFIGMVMLLGIAITHDLRHRDENDIDASGFSVFEERTSRIIKNLPYIAIVGALIAAVASMKIFAGSEVSIFTLEKAYSAGVTPEQSQTLINQAALAEFMRGLGFVPLIATTALATGVYAVAGFTFVYAVGYLSPNPMVAAVLGAVVISAEVLLLRSIGKWLGRYPSVRNASDNIRNAMNMLMEVALLVGSIFAAIKMAGYTGFSIAVAIYFLNESLGRPVQKMAAPVVAVMITGILLNVLYWLGLFVPA
- a CDS encoding DUF2620 domain-containing protein, which encodes MKKIGVAGLQREQIKKTIETTAPGCFEVFIYNDMEAAMKVKSGQLDYYIGACNTGAGAALSIAIAVIGYNKSCTIARPGIKAKDEHIAKMIAEGKVAFGLSVEHVEHAIPMLINHLK